One window from the genome of Hemitrygon akajei chromosome 4, sHemAka1.3, whole genome shotgun sequence encodes:
- the LOC140725931 gene encoding neurogenin-1-like has product MFCGITINKCFVINCLGFSTMVIPLLFILEGEGWGQSPLTKSSAGLAQTSSMSPQSDRCPYKEQGSGKYFACPAPACSLSSAEEEIEETSAAKSDCKRRTRGRGKPRSQKLVQRIKKSRRIKANNRERNRMHNLNGALDALREVLPAFPEDAKLTKIETLRFAHNYIWALTEALRLADPSGDSNTEMPDRQYLDTGLSSPSPGASATSWNSFSSPSSSSYTCTLSPSSPGQAEDIYFGQSESLYAAAKRQSGFLQSPSQFHEFI; this is encoded by the exons ATGTTCTGTGGCATTACCATCAACAAGTGTTTTGTTATCAACTGCCTGGGGTTCTCCACTATGGTAATACCATTACTTTTTATTTTGGAGGGTGAAGGATGGGGACAATCACCACTGACCAAATCCTCAGCAGGACTGGCACAGACGAGCAG CATGTCGCCACAGTCCGATCGCTGCCCCTACAAAGAGCAGGGCAGCGGCAAGTACTTTGCTTGCCCGGCCCCAGCCTGTTCTCTCAGCTCGGCCGAGGAGGAGATCGAAGAGACGTCCGCGGCCAAGAGCGACTGCAAAAGGCGCACCCGGGGCCGCGGCAAGCCTCGGAGCCAGAAGCTGGTGCAGAGGATCAAGAAGAGCCGGCGCATCAAGGCGAACAACCGCGAGAGGAACAGGATGCACAACCTGAACGGAGCGCTGGACGCGCTGAGGGAGGTGCTGCCCGCGTTTCCCGAGGATGCCAAGCTGACCAAGATCGAGACGCTGCGCTTCGCCCACAATTACATCTGGGCACTGACCGAGGCTCTGCGGCTTGCCGATCCTAGCGGGGACTCCAATACCGAAATGCCCGACAGGCAGTACCTGGACACGGGGCTGAGTAGCCCCAGCCCCGGGGCCTCGGCCACTTCGTGGAACAGCTTCAGTTCGCCGTCGTCCTCCTCGTATACATGCACTTTATCGCCGAGCAGCCCCGGGCAGGCCGAAGACATCTACTTCGGGCAATCTGAGAGCCTGTACGCAGCCGCTAAACGCCAGTCTGGCTTTCTGCAAAGCCCTTCACAATTCCATGAATTTATTTAA